The Henckelia pumila isolate YLH828 chromosome 2, ASM3356847v2, whole genome shotgun sequence genome includes a window with the following:
- the LOC140877916 gene encoding uncharacterized protein, whose protein sequence is MVQELSPGKEKDVSLACSKSRTLKVHRSSGSRFEVVDMDKTFAIDLNLLSCSCRAWQIYGLPCKHACACIESKSLSVYRFCDDFFKMERYRQSYKGVINPIPTFDMYEGYIDEGDIIYAPTVRSQPGRRKTQRIPSQVEHHVTKCKSHKNLLEQEKETTVHGCARKRTRSGRVTY, encoded by the exons ATGGTCCAAGAATTAAGCCCTGGAAAAGAGAAGGATGTTTCACTCGCATGTAGTAAATCTCGTACCTTGAAGGTTCATAGATCAAGTGGATCAAGGTTTGAGGTGGTGGATATGGATAAAACTTTTGCCATTGATTTGAATTTGTTGAGTTGTTCATGTCGAGCTTGGCAAATTTATGGGCTTCCATGTAAGCATGCTTGTGCCTGTATAGAATCCAAGTCCTTGTCGGTGTATCGATTTTGTGATGATTTTTTCAAAATGGAAAGGTATCGACAATCATACAAAGGTGTaatcaatccaattccaacctTCGACATGTACGAAGGATATATCGATGAAGGAGATATAATTTATGCTCCTACAGTGCGCAGTCAACCAGGGCGTAGAAAGACTCAGAGGATTCCTTCTCAAGTTGAACATCATGTGACAAAGTGTAAGAG CCATAAGAATTTGTTGGAGCAAGAGAAAGAAACAACCGTTCATGGGTGTGCCAGAAAACGTACAAGATCTGGTCGTGTTACGTATTGA